In one Mesorhizobium australicum genomic region, the following are encoded:
- a CDS encoding branched-chain amino acid ABC transporter permease produces MTIAQTPSLKGVVTVDDGQSNTFLGFTRARAIFFLLFAGFVAISPLFLYPIFLMKVYCFIIFACAYNLLLGYTGLMSFGHAAFFGMGAYLCGYAATQWGLPFELSVLTGTVFAGGLGLVFGWIAIRRTGLYFAMITLALAQMVYFIAMQAPFTGGENGIQSIPRGTVLGVLDLSSNTALYWFMAAVVLAMLAFYNRIIHSPFGQVLRAIRNNPERTKSLGYNVDRFKLAAFTISAAMAGFAASLKTVVFGIATLTDVSTVISTEVVLINLVGGIGTIFGPVVGSYIILSLEHFLSPYGPWVLLIQGIVFTLFVLLFRQGVVGELQKKLRTHL; encoded by the coding sequence ATGACCATCGCGCAGACACCCTCCTTGAAAGGAGTCGTCACCGTGGACGACGGCCAATCCAACACCTTCCTGGGCTTCACCCGGGCGCGGGCGATTTTCTTCCTGCTGTTTGCAGGTTTCGTGGCCATCTCGCCGCTGTTCCTCTATCCGATCTTCCTGATGAAGGTGTATTGCTTCATCATCTTCGCCTGCGCCTACAATCTGTTGCTCGGCTATACGGGCCTGATGAGCTTCGGCCATGCGGCCTTCTTCGGCATGGGCGCCTATCTCTGCGGCTATGCCGCGACGCAGTGGGGCCTGCCGTTCGAGCTGTCCGTGCTCACCGGCACCGTCTTCGCCGGCGGGCTCGGCCTGGTCTTCGGCTGGATCGCGATCCGCCGCACCGGTCTCTATTTCGCAATGATCACGCTGGCGCTCGCGCAGATGGTCTACTTCATCGCCATGCAGGCGCCCTTCACCGGTGGCGAGAACGGTATCCAGTCGATTCCGCGCGGCACCGTGCTCGGCGTCCTCGACCTGTCGTCGAACACCGCGCTCTACTGGTTCATGGCCGCGGTCGTGCTGGCGATGCTGGCCTTCTACAACCGCATCATTCACTCCCCCTTCGGCCAGGTGCTCCGCGCCATCCGTAACAATCCCGAACGCACCAAATCGCTCGGCTACAATGTCGACCGGTTCAAGCTGGCCGCGTTCACGATCTCGGCGGCTATGGCGGGCTTCGCCGCCTCGCTCAAGACGGTGGTGTTCGGCATCGCGACCCTGACAGACGTATCGACTGTCATCTCCACGGAGGTCGTGCTGATCAATCTCGTGGGCGGCATCGGCACGATCTTCGGTCCGGTGGTGGGCAGCTACATCATCCTGTCGCTGGAGCACTTCCTGTCGCCCTACGGCCCGTGGGTGCTGCTGATCCAGGGCATCGTCTTCACCCTGTTCGTGCTCCTGTTCCGCCAAGGCGTGGTCGGCGAACTACAAAAGAAGCTGAGGACCCATCTCTAA
- a CDS encoding PaaI family thioesterase — MITELEDDMPPEGFAQLRDRAEAEMFAGPFYERQMPDGARQIGFRVTSRKLNKMGMCHGGVLAFFADIQGSVIKRRLNITVDTPTINLGIDFVAPARAGAWVWSQPELVRHSGGLLFFQSMVHADDEICIRVSGIYRLRPGGFSAG, encoded by the coding sequence ATGATTACCGAGCTGGAAGACGACATGCCGCCGGAGGGCTTCGCGCAGTTGCGCGATCGGGCCGAGGCCGAGATGTTTGCCGGGCCGTTCTACGAACGGCAGATGCCGGACGGCGCCCGGCAGATCGGCTTTCGCGTCACGTCGCGCAAGCTGAACAAGATGGGCATGTGCCATGGCGGCGTGCTGGCATTTTTCGCCGACATCCAGGGCAGCGTGATCAAGCGCAGGCTGAACATCACCGTCGACACACCGACGATCAATCTCGGCATCGACTTCGTGGCACCCGCCCGCGCCGGGGCGTGGGTCTGGTCGCAGCCGGAGCTCGTGCGTCACAGCGGCGGCCTGCTGTTCTTCCAGTCGATGGTGCATGCCGACGACGAGATCTGCATCCGTGTCAGCGGGATCTATCGCCTGCGCCCCGGTGGCTTCAGCGCAGGCTGA
- a CDS encoding enoyl-CoA hydratase/isomerase family protein encodes MSAVTVDTADDVATILLNRPEKLNALSDAMIDEFFAVLDDIARSSARVVVISGAGRGFCAGFDLSLAAEDGGGDERFWASRQERFGALVTRVRGIPQPTIAAVNGAATGAGLGLALACDTRIGSTAVRFSSAFVRVGMSSCDVGVSWLLPRAIGTTRAFELMLTGRMVEAEEAERIGLILRQMAPDQLLEEAHALARAIADNGRMGTWMTKRGMWANLEAGSMQAAIELENRTQTFMLGTGGLASRAAERGFTKPAKG; translated from the coding sequence ATGAGCGCGGTCACGGTCGACACGGCCGACGACGTCGCGACAATCCTTCTCAATCGGCCCGAGAAGCTGAACGCACTCTCGGATGCAATGATCGACGAGTTCTTCGCCGTTCTGGACGACATCGCCCGATCCAGTGCACGGGTGGTCGTCATCTCCGGCGCGGGCCGCGGCTTCTGCGCCGGCTTCGACCTCTCCCTGGCGGCGGAGGATGGCGGCGGTGACGAACGCTTCTGGGCCAGCCGGCAGGAGCGCTTTGGCGCTCTCGTCACCCGCGTCCGCGGGATACCGCAGCCAACGATCGCGGCCGTCAACGGCGCTGCGACCGGTGCCGGGCTTGGCCTCGCTCTCGCCTGCGACACGCGCATTGGCTCCACGGCGGTGCGGTTCAGCTCCGCCTTCGTCCGTGTTGGCATGTCGAGCTGCGACGTCGGCGTGAGCTGGCTGCTGCCGCGCGCGATCGGCACCACGCGCGCATTCGAACTGATGCTGACCGGCCGTATGGTCGAAGCGGAGGAGGCGGAGCGTATCGGCCTAATCCTGCGCCAGATGGCGCCGGACCAATTGCTCGAGGAAGCGCATGCTCTCGCCCGCGCCATTGCCGACAACGGCCGCATGGGCACATGGATGACCAAGCGCGGCATGTGGGCCAATCTGGAAGCCGGCAGCATGCAGGCCGCCATAGAGCTGGAAAACCGCACCCAGACCTTCATGCTGGGGACCGGCGGGCTTGCCAGCCGCGCCGCCGAACGGGGCTTCACGAAGCCGGCAAAAGGATGA
- a CDS encoding MarR family winged helix-turn-helix transcriptional regulator codes for MNKRPRQIRTPLRSEEELRFGYLIHDVSRLRRTIFDRWLAPSGITRSQWWVLAFLARQDGMPQTDLADQLDVGKVALGALIDRLEAAGFAERRPAPSDRRVKLVCLTQKGRELLRTLRRNSREFNQRILAGIAAEDVVAAIGTLGQIKRNLLMPSDDESLPYESWPASDGG; via the coding sequence GTGAACAAGCGACCGCGCCAGATCCGGACGCCGCTCCGCTCGGAAGAGGAGTTGCGGTTCGGCTATCTGATCCACGACGTGTCGCGGCTGCGGCGGACGATCTTCGACCGCTGGCTGGCCCCCTCCGGCATCACCCGATCGCAGTGGTGGGTCCTGGCGTTCCTGGCCCGCCAGGACGGGATGCCGCAGACGGATCTCGCCGACCAACTCGATGTTGGAAAGGTTGCTTTGGGAGCATTGATCGACCGGCTGGAGGCTGCCGGCTTCGCCGAACGACGGCCGGCGCCGTCGGATCGCCGCGTCAAGCTGGTCTGCCTCACCCAGAAGGGGCGGGAGCTTCTGCGCACGCTGCGCAGGAACAGCCGCGAATTCAACCAGCGCATTCTGGCGGGAATCGCGGCCGAGGACGTCGTGGCCGCGATCGGCACGCTCGGCCAGATCAAGCGGAACCTGCTCATGCCTTCGGATGACGAAAGCCTACCCTACGAAAGCTGGCCCGCAAGCGATGGCGGGTGA
- a CDS encoding branched-chain amino acid ABC transporter permease, whose translation MDINLILTQMTLGLVNGVFYAILSLGLAIIFGLLGVINFAHGVFFMLGAFIAYALGQWLGIGYWGAIVIAPLIVGMIGLVVEVTLVRHLYRLDHLYGLLLTLGLALFVEGFIRITFGPQGLPYSVPPSLRGAVNLGYMLLPTYRAWVVVAGIVLCLATWFVIEWTPLGAKLRAATDNPALVQAFGINVPVMLTLTYGAGVALAAVGGVMAAPILSVDPSMGTSIVIVVFAVVVIGGMGSIFGSIVTGLGLGLLEGLTKAVFPQASSTVIFVAMVIILVLRPRGLFGKTA comes from the coding sequence ATGGACATCAACCTGATCCTCACGCAGATGACGCTGGGCCTGGTCAACGGGGTCTTCTACGCGATCCTGTCGCTCGGCCTCGCGATCATCTTCGGCCTGCTCGGCGTCATCAACTTCGCGCATGGCGTGTTCTTCATGCTCGGCGCCTTCATCGCCTATGCGCTCGGTCAGTGGCTGGGTATCGGCTACTGGGGAGCGATCGTCATCGCTCCGCTCATCGTCGGCATGATCGGTCTGGTGGTGGAGGTGACGCTCGTGCGGCATCTCTATCGGCTCGACCACCTCTACGGCCTCCTGCTCACACTTGGCCTGGCGCTCTTCGTCGAGGGTTTCATCCGCATCACCTTCGGCCCCCAGGGCCTGCCCTACTCCGTACCTCCCAGCCTGCGCGGCGCCGTCAATCTCGGCTACATGCTGCTGCCGACCTATCGCGCCTGGGTCGTCGTCGCCGGCATAGTCTTGTGTCTCGCGACCTGGTTCGTGATCGAATGGACGCCCCTCGGCGCCAAGCTGCGCGCCGCGACCGACAATCCGGCGCTGGTGCAGGCGTTCGGGATCAACGTTCCCGTGATGCTGACGCTGACATACGGAGCCGGCGTCGCGCTGGCGGCCGTCGGCGGCGTCATGGCGGCGCCGATCCTCTCCGTCGATCCGTCGATGGGCACCAGCATCGTCATCGTCGTCTTCGCGGTCGTGGTGATCGGCGGCATGGGATCGATCTTCGGCTCCATCGTCACCGGCCTCGGCCTCGGCCTGCTCGAAGGCCTGACGAAGGCGGTGTTCCCGCAAGCGTCGTCGACCGTCATCTTCGTGGCGATGGTCATCATCCTCGTGCTGCGTCCGCGCGGCCTGTTCGGGAAAACGGCATGA
- a CDS encoding enoyl-CoA hydratase/isomerase family protein — protein MTELTMETLTCRIESGIARVTLTQAERGNPFDGPFCRDMCDLSVELSCRDDVRAVLLTAEGRFFSVGGDIRSFLKDLSQLPRVVKSWTADVHMAITRFQRMNAPVVCAVHGDVAGGAVSLAAMSDILIAAEGVKFNAAFSMIGFCADSGSTVSLTNRMGFSRAKRFLMLSEVLEAKDALATGLVDFVVQGAELTATADAMAAKLAAGPTLAYGAIKRTILSARSEPLEAQLEHEAQALAQLASTEDAREGLTAFSQRRKPEFKGR, from the coding sequence GTGACTGAACTGACGATGGAGACCCTGACCTGTCGGATCGAGAGCGGTATAGCCCGCGTGACGCTGACGCAGGCAGAACGAGGCAACCCGTTCGACGGTCCTTTCTGCAGAGACATGTGCGACCTGTCGGTGGAACTGTCCTGCCGCGACGACGTGCGCGCGGTGCTGCTGACGGCGGAGGGCCGCTTCTTCTCCGTTGGCGGCGACATCCGTTCGTTCCTCAAGGACCTGTCGCAGCTGCCCCGCGTGGTGAAGTCCTGGACCGCCGACGTCCACATGGCGATCACGCGTTTCCAGCGGATGAATGCGCCCGTCGTCTGCGCTGTGCATGGCGACGTGGCCGGCGGCGCGGTTTCACTCGCCGCGATGTCGGACATCCTGATCGCCGCCGAAGGCGTGAAGTTCAACGCCGCCTTTTCGATGATCGGCTTCTGTGCCGATTCAGGCTCGACCGTGTCGCTGACCAATCGCATGGGCTTCTCCCGCGCCAAGCGCTTCCTGATGCTCTCGGAGGTACTCGAGGCGAAGGACGCGCTCGCAACGGGTCTCGTCGACTTCGTGGTGCAGGGCGCCGAGCTGACCGCGACGGCCGACGCAATGGCGGCGAAGCTCGCTGCCGGCCCGACCCTCGCCTATGGCGCCATCAAACGCACGATCCTTTCGGCACGCAGCGAGCCGCTCGAGGCCCAACTGGAGCACGAGGCACAAGCACTCGCCCAGCTTGCTTCCACCGAGGATGCCCGAGAAGGCCTGACGGCGTTCAGCCAGCGCCGCAAGCCGGAGTTCAAGGGCAGGTGA